A single window of Acidobacteriota bacterium DNA harbors:
- a CDS encoding HigA family addiction module antitoxin codes for MREGTSPIHPGEILLEEFLEPMGVSQYRLAKSINVPPRRINEIVHGRRAVTADTALRLSRFFGTSERFWLNLQIGYDLELEKDRLGNRLDVEVIPRAQLA; via the coding sequence ATGCGCGAAGGTACCTCACCGATCCATCCCGGAGAGATTCTTCTCGAGGAATTCCTCGAGCCCATGGGAGTCAGCCAGTATCGGCTCGCCAAGAGCATCAATGTTCCTCCCCGCCGAATCAACGAGATCGTCCACGGACGGCGCGCGGTCACCGCCGACACGGCGTTGCGACTGTCCAGATTCTTCGGGACTAGCGAGCGCTTCTGGCTCAACCTACAAATAGGCTATGACCTGGAACTGGAGAAAGATCGTCTGGGTAACCGCCTCGATGTCGAGGTGATCCCTAGAGCCCAGCTCGCATAG